Proteins encoded within one genomic window of Triticum aestivum cultivar Chinese Spring chromosome 2D, IWGSC CS RefSeq v2.1, whole genome shotgun sequence:
- the LOC123052657 gene encoding uncharacterized protein, whose translation MRRLWRQIKGACQWRSPPLRLDRSAAGSTMLCHGMGALQLAPLPSPDLPAPARAPDSANSLASDPIQTCTHSLTPPPAPQLARRPGRASSSCGLPVVSVSPAASTRPSPPPAPGLKQLPLFGNRGSSVERGVPVVVVFARWTLFHFLRSFTLCLFLLFPFSACFDF comes from the exons ATGCGTAGACTGTGGCGCCAGATCAAG GGAGCCTGCCAATGGAGGTCGCCGCCTCTCCGTCTCGATCGGTCCGCCGCCGGATCCACCATGCTGTGCCATGGGATGGGCGCCTTGCAGCTAGCTCCTCTGCCGTCGCCTGATCTGCCTGCCCCCGCCCGTGCTCCAGATTCGGCTAACAGCCTCGCCTCTGACCCGATTCAGACATGCACCCACAGCCTCACTCCGCCACCTGCGCCCCAG CTTGCGAGGAGGCCAGGCCGCGCCTCGTCTAGCTGCGGCCTACCTGTTGTGTCAGTCAGCCCAGCCGCCTCGACCCGGCCTTCTCCGCCCCCAGCTCCAGGCCTCAAACAACTCCCACTTTTTGGAAATCGCGGGTCCTCCGTCGAGCGAGGGGTGCCGGTGGTGGTGGTGTTCGCTCGGTGGACTTTGTTCCATTTTCTTCGCTCCTTCACGCTTTGTCTATTCCTTCTGTTCCCTTTCTCTGCTTGTTTTGATTTCTAA